A genomic segment from Triticum dicoccoides isolate Atlit2015 ecotype Zavitan chromosome 1A, WEW_v2.0, whole genome shotgun sequence encodes:
- the LOC119355753 gene encoding trihelix transcription factor ASIL2-like codes for MRYKVHYLSRNVVKPIYPHKTSSFLPSPQFTSILSSTFNSRRGATARRRRPRTDIQCKNRVDTLKKKYKAERARGGPSAWNFYGELDRLVGPTLSASAATKKHPSFGLPAPHFALPLHPSAARRHPSPSSSPSPPPPMALPLSNYRHGVPLPAAAFIQQAAAAAAAISDSDDSSDLGDNNNSNSHQSPSHFVSSHSGGNNKRRRSSESSGGGDGGVGELARAIEAFAEMYERVESAKQKQSLEMERERIAFMKQLEVKRMENFVDAHVKLARMKHAKKNEGYAANGTIGVELASSMAALPFLSNPAYL; via the coding sequence ATGAGATATAAGGTACATTACTTAAGCAGAAACGTAGTAAAACCAATTTATCCCCATAAGACATCATCCTTCCTGCCAAGTCCCCAATTTACCTCCATCTTATCCTCTACCTTCAACTCGCGCCGCGGGGCCACCGCGCGCCGTCGGCGGCCACGCACCGACATCCAGTGCAAGAATCGCGTCGACACGCTCAAGAAGAAGTACAAGGCCGAGCGTGCCCGCGGTGGGCCCTCCGCCTGGAACTTCTACGGCGAGCTCGACCGCCTTGTCGGCCCCACCctctccgcctccgccgccaccaAGAAGCACCCCTCCTTCGGGCTGCCGGCCCCTCACTTCGCCCTGCCACTCCATCCTTCCGCCGCAAGGAGGCACCCGTCGCCCTCGTCTTCGCCGTCCCCGCCTCCGCCCATGGCTCTGCCGCTGTCCAACTACCGCCACGGGGTACCTCTCCCTGCCGCCGCGTTTATccagcaggccgccgccgccgctgccgcgatTTCTGATTCAGACGACTCTAGTGATCTCGGTGACAATAACAACAGCAACTCGCATCAGTCACCGTCCCACTTCGTTTCATCGCACTCCGGGGGTAACAACAAGCGCCGCCGTAGTAGCGAAAGCAGCGGTGGTGGCGATGGTGGTGTCGGCGAGCTAGCGAGAGCGATCGAGGCATTTGCAGAGATGTACGAGCGCGTCGAGAGTGCCAAGCAGAAGCAGTCCCTGGAGATGGAGCGAGAAAGGATTGCCTTCATGAAGCAGCTGGAGGTGAAGCGCATGGAGAACTTCGTCGATGCACATGTGAAGCTCGCAAGAATGAAGCATGCCAAGAAGAACGAAGGTTATGCAGCCAATGGTACCATTGGAGTCGAGTTGGCTTCCTCCATGGCTGCGCTGCCTTTCCTCTCCAACCCTGCATACCTCTAA